A section of the Amycolatopsis sp. AA4 genome encodes:
- a CDS encoding bifunctional uroporphyrinogen-III C-methyltransferase/uroporphyrinogen-III synthase has translation MTPARKTAGRVAFVGSGPGDAGLLTVRAQELLAKAEVVVTDPDVPASVLAFASPDAEVRPAVGEPSDVAKDLTAEAKAGRLALRLVSGDPLTSPAVVAEVQAVARTSAVFDVIPGVAPGTAVPAYAGVALGGTYTEADVRGEVDWGALAAVPGPIVLHATSAHLAEAASQLTEKGLAPTTPVAVTANGTINTQRTLDTTLASVANDAGELVGPLVVTVGQAAGQRSKLSWWESRALYGWKVLVPRTKEQAGEMAERLRGHGATSHEVPTISVEPPRSPAQMERSVKGLVDGRYQWIVFTSTNAVRAVWEKFEEFGLDARAFSGVKIACVGESTAAKVRSFGIIPELVPTGEQSSEGLLAEFPPYDDVLDPVNRVLLPRADIATEILSAGLVERGWEVDDVTAYRTVRAAPPPAETREMIKTGGFDAVCFTSSSTVRNLVGIAGKPHTRTLVACIGPKTAETAVEFGLRVDVQPEKADVPHLVDALAEHAARLRAEGALPPPRKAKRTRRS, from the coding sequence ATGACCCCTGCTCGCAAGACCGCCGGGCGCGTCGCCTTCGTGGGCTCGGGCCCCGGGGACGCCGGGCTGCTCACCGTCCGCGCCCAGGAACTCCTGGCCAAGGCCGAGGTCGTGGTGACCGACCCGGACGTGCCCGCCAGCGTGCTCGCCTTCGCCTCCCCCGACGCCGAGGTCCGTCCCGCCGTCGGCGAACCGTCCGACGTCGCGAAGGACCTGACCGCCGAGGCCAAGGCAGGCCGGCTCGCGCTGCGGCTGGTCTCCGGCGACCCGCTGACCAGCCCGGCCGTCGTGGCCGAGGTCCAGGCCGTCGCTCGCACCTCGGCCGTGTTCGACGTCATCCCGGGCGTCGCGCCGGGCACCGCGGTGCCGGCGTACGCGGGGGTCGCGCTCGGCGGCACCTACACCGAGGCGGACGTCCGCGGCGAGGTCGACTGGGGCGCGCTGGCCGCGGTCCCCGGCCCGATCGTGCTGCACGCGACCTCGGCGCACCTGGCCGAGGCGGCGAGCCAGCTCACCGAGAAGGGGCTGGCTCCGACCACCCCGGTCGCGGTCACCGCGAACGGCACCATCAACACCCAGCGCACGCTGGACACCACCCTCGCCTCGGTCGCGAACGACGCGGGCGAGCTGGTCGGCCCCCTGGTCGTGACGGTCGGGCAGGCCGCCGGGCAGCGGTCGAAGCTGTCCTGGTGGGAGTCGCGGGCGCTGTACGGCTGGAAGGTCCTGGTGCCGCGCACCAAGGAGCAGGCGGGCGAGATGGCCGAGCGGCTGCGCGGCCACGGCGCGACCTCGCACGAGGTGCCGACCATTTCGGTCGAGCCGCCCCGCAGCCCGGCGCAGATGGAGCGGTCGGTCAAGGGCCTGGTCGACGGCCGGTACCAGTGGATCGTCTTCACCTCCACCAACGCGGTGCGCGCGGTGTGGGAGAAGTTCGAGGAGTTCGGTCTCGACGCGCGCGCGTTCTCCGGCGTGAAGATCGCCTGCGTCGGCGAATCGACGGCGGCGAAGGTGCGGTCGTTCGGGATCATCCCGGAGCTGGTGCCGACTGGCGAGCAGTCGTCCGAGGGGCTGCTGGCCGAGTTCCCGCCGTATGACGACGTTTTGGACCCGGTGAACCGGGTGCTGTTGCCGCGGGCGGACATCGCGACCGAGATTCTGTCGGCTGGTCTGGTCGAGCGTGGTTGGGAAGTCGACGACGTCACGGCTTACCGGACTGTGCGGGCCGCGCCGCCGCCCGCGGAGACTCGCGAGATGATCAAGACCGGCGGGTTTGACGCGGTCTGTTTCACCTCGTCGTCGACCGTGCGGAACCTGGTCGGGATCGCCGGGAAGCCGCACACGCGCACGCTGGTCGCGTGCATTGGGCCGAAGACCGCCGAGACCGCGGTGGAATTCGGTCTGCGAGTGGACGTCCAGCCGGAGAAGGCCGACGTGCCGCACCTGGTGGACGCGCTCGCCGAGCACGCCGCCCGGCTTCGTGCGGAGGGCGCGTTGCCGCCGCCGCGCAAGGCCAAGCGCACCCGGCGCAGCTGA
- the hemB gene encoding porphobilinogen synthase, whose product MFPEQRPRRLRTTPAMRRLVSETTLRPRQLILPMFVAEGLDAPRPIASMPGVVQHTRDTLRKAAVDAVNAGVGGLMLFGIPEKRDAQGSGAVDEKGILNVALRDLRSELGDSTVLMADTCLDEFTDHGHCGVLDADGVVDNDATLRLYAEMGVAQAEAGAHVLGPSGMMDGQVGVIRRALDEVGHSETAILAYSVKYASAFYGPFREAVDSQLKGDRKTYQQDLGNAREAMRELELDLAEGADMVMVKPALSYLDIIKAAADISPVPVAAYNISGEYAMVEAAAANGWLERERTVLEVLTSIRRAGADLILTYWAAEAATWLD is encoded by the coding sequence GTGTTCCCTGAGCAGCGACCCCGCAGGCTTCGTACTACTCCGGCAATGCGCAGGTTGGTCAGCGAGACCACGTTGCGGCCACGGCAACTGATTCTGCCGATGTTCGTGGCGGAGGGTCTTGATGCGCCGCGGCCGATTGCCAGCATGCCTGGGGTTGTGCAGCACACTCGCGACACCTTGCGCAAGGCCGCTGTCGACGCGGTTAACGCTGGGGTCGGCGGGCTGATGCTCTTCGGTATTCCGGAGAAGCGGGATGCGCAGGGCTCTGGCGCGGTGGACGAGAAGGGCATTCTCAACGTCGCGTTGCGGGATCTGCGCAGCGAACTCGGCGATTCCACCGTGTTGATGGCGGACACCTGCTTGGACGAGTTTACCGACCACGGGCACTGTGGCGTGCTCGACGCGGACGGTGTGGTCGACAACGACGCCACGCTCCGGCTGTACGCCGAGATGGGGGTCGCGCAGGCGGAAGCCGGGGCGCACGTGCTCGGGCCGAGCGGGATGATGGACGGGCAGGTCGGCGTGATTCGCCGGGCCCTCGACGAGGTCGGGCACAGCGAGACCGCGATTCTGGCCTACTCGGTCAAGTACGCCAGCGCGTTCTACGGGCCTTTCCGCGAGGCCGTCGACTCCCAGCTCAAGGGCGACCGCAAGACTTACCAGCAGGACCTCGGCAACGCGCGCGAGGCGATGCGCGAGCTCGAACTCGACCTCGCCGAGGGCGCGGACATGGTCATGGTCAAGCCTGCTCTGTCCTATTTGGACATCATCAAGGCGGCCGCGGACATCTCGCCGGTTCCCGTCGCGGCGTACAACATCTCCGGCGAGTACGCGATGGTCGAGGCGGCCGCGGCGAACGGCTGGCTCGAGCGTGAGCGCACGGTCCTCGAGGTGCTGACGTCCATCCGTCGCGCGGGGGCGGACCTGATCTTGACCTACTGGGCGGCCGAGGCCGCGACCTGGCTGGACTGA
- a CDS encoding glutamyl-tRNA reductase — protein sequence MSVLAVGLSHRSADLGTLERAAIPADELTKVLHDLQQAEHISEVMLVSTCNRIEVYAVVETFHGGVNDVSEVLSRKAGMEPAELYDSLYVHYAGAAVEHLFSVTSGLDSMVVGETQILGQIRSAYATARDAGTVGRTLHELIQTTLRVGKRVHSETGLDQLGASVVSEALAAAGDIAGKHALIVGAGSMGALTASQLRKAGIAEITVANRTEANAVRLAEKVVAEGIPARSVPLSALAEAVELADVVVACTGAQDAVFLAGHVPARAGRPLVVCDLGMPKDVDAAVAELADVTVVDLETIQRRMRDAGAPTTERQTAKANGIVLDEVREYLAGQRSAEVTPTVTALRRRAAEVVDAELLRLDNRLPELDSQVREEVGRTVRRVVDKLLHAPTVRVKQLAAETADTDYANALRELFCLDPQAPAAVASPTAPDTEKKR from the coding sequence ATGAGCGTGTTGGCGGTCGGGCTCTCCCATCGCAGTGCGGATCTCGGCACGCTCGAGCGTGCGGCGATCCCCGCGGACGAGCTGACCAAGGTCCTGCACGACCTGCAGCAGGCCGAGCACATCAGCGAGGTCATGCTCGTCTCGACGTGCAACCGCATCGAGGTCTACGCCGTGGTCGAGACGTTCCACGGCGGCGTCAACGACGTCTCGGAGGTGCTCTCCCGCAAGGCCGGGATGGAGCCCGCCGAGCTGTACGACAGCCTGTACGTGCACTACGCGGGCGCGGCCGTCGAGCACCTGTTCTCCGTCACCTCGGGCCTGGACTCGATGGTGGTCGGCGAGACGCAGATCCTCGGCCAGATCCGGTCCGCGTACGCGACCGCGCGCGACGCCGGCACGGTCGGCCGCACGCTGCACGAGCTGATCCAGACCACGCTGCGCGTCGGCAAGCGCGTGCACTCCGAAACCGGGCTCGACCAGCTCGGCGCGTCCGTCGTGTCCGAGGCGCTGGCCGCCGCGGGGGACATCGCGGGCAAGCACGCGCTGATCGTCGGGGCCGGTTCGATGGGCGCGCTCACCGCCTCGCAGCTGCGCAAGGCCGGGATCGCCGAGATCACCGTGGCCAACCGCACCGAAGCCAACGCCGTCCGGCTGGCCGAGAAGGTCGTCGCGGAGGGGATCCCGGCCCGTTCGGTGCCGCTGTCCGCCCTCGCCGAGGCGGTCGAGCTGGCCGACGTCGTCGTGGCGTGCACCGGGGCGCAGGACGCGGTCTTCCTCGCCGGGCACGTGCCCGCGCGCGCCGGGCGTCCGCTGGTCGTCTGCGACCTCGGGATGCCCAAGGACGTCGACGCCGCGGTCGCCGAACTCGCCGACGTCACCGTGGTCGACCTGGAGACGATCCAGCGCCGCATGCGCGACGCGGGAGCCCCGACCACCGAGCGGCAGACCGCCAAAGCCAACGGCATCGTGCTCGACGAGGTGCGCGAGTACCTCGCCGGACAGCGCAGCGCCGAGGTCACGCCCACGGTCACCGCGCTGCGCAGGCGCGCGGCCGAGGTGGTGGACGCGGAGCTGCTCCGCCTGGACAACCGGCTGCCGGAACTCGACAGCCAGGTTCGCGAAGAGGTCGGCCGCACGGTTCGCCGCGTGGTCGACAAGCTGCTGCACGCGCCGACGGTGCGGGTCAAGCAGCTGGCCGCCGAGACGGCCGACACCGACTACGCCAACGCGTTGCGGGAACTGTTCTGCCTCGACCCGCAGGCTCCTGCGGCCGTGGCGAGCCCGACAGCGCCGGACACCGAGAAGAAGCGGTAA
- a CDS encoding glutaredoxin family protein, translating to MSREGCHLCEVAEADVARICGELGVPWETADVDSDPEWQAEYGDQVPVILIDGVEHGYWRVEEERLRAALR from the coding sequence ATGAGCCGCGAAGGATGCCACCTGTGCGAGGTGGCCGAGGCGGACGTCGCGCGGATCTGCGGCGAGCTGGGCGTGCCGTGGGAAACCGCGGATGTCGACAGCGACCCGGAATGGCAGGCCGAATACGGCGACCAGGTGCCGGTGATCCTGATCGACGGCGTCGAGCACGGGTACTGGCGCGTCGAGGAAGAACGGCTGCGCGCGGCACTGCGGTAA
- a CDS encoding molybdopterin-dependent oxidoreductase — translation MSALKEAPPTARPRLSLGIATFIGLVSLAVALGVGHLVAGFVGYSASPFVAVADFVIAHSPHAVVVWAEQTIGTADKTVLKIGLAVVLLGFAVLAGQLSRSRPLPGQLLVVVVGAFGIYAVFERTDVGQLALLAPVLALGASLLVFSWLHRRALPPETEPRQGLNRRQVLQRGAGIAAGAGVAAIVGEVVATTGSATGSRASIGPLVAAKKAPPLPPDADFHKLGSPPFITPNGSFYRIDTAFVVPQVRAEDWTLKIHGMVDREVSFSYADIRNRPLVERTVTLTCVSNDVGGDLISTANFIGVDLVDLLDAAGVHAGAQQMYATSVDGFTCGTPANVALDPARGAMLAIGMNGEPLPVEHGFPARIVIPGLYGYVSATKWVTDLEFTTWDARQAYWLQRGWAEQAPIKTESRIDAPASGTSVRAGKVRVAGTAWAQHVGIAKVEVRVDQGAWLPATLSAEVNKDTWRMWWAEVPVPPGSHTVTVRATDQSGYTQTDHPADPVPDGATGWHTVPFTAA, via the coding sequence GTGAGTGCGTTGAAAGAAGCCCCGCCGACCGCCCGGCCGCGCCTGTCGCTGGGCATCGCGACGTTCATCGGCCTGGTCTCGCTGGCCGTCGCGCTGGGCGTGGGGCATCTGGTCGCCGGATTCGTCGGATACAGCGCGTCGCCGTTCGTCGCGGTCGCGGATTTCGTGATCGCGCACAGTCCGCACGCCGTCGTGGTGTGGGCGGAGCAGACGATCGGGACCGCCGACAAGACCGTGCTCAAGATCGGCCTGGCCGTGGTGCTGCTCGGGTTCGCGGTGCTGGCCGGACAGCTTTCGCGCAGTCGTCCGCTGCCGGGCCAGCTGCTGGTGGTCGTGGTCGGCGCGTTCGGCATCTACGCGGTGTTCGAGCGCACGGACGTCGGACAGCTCGCGTTGCTGGCTCCGGTGCTGGCGCTGGGTGCTTCGCTGCTGGTGTTCAGCTGGCTGCATCGCCGGGCATTGCCGCCGGAAACCGAACCGCGGCAAGGACTCAACCGTCGTCAGGTCTTGCAGCGCGGCGCGGGAATCGCGGCCGGCGCGGGCGTGGCGGCGATCGTCGGCGAAGTCGTGGCCACGACCGGCAGCGCGACCGGCTCGCGCGCGTCGATCGGGCCGCTGGTCGCAGCGAAGAAAGCCCCGCCGCTGCCGCCGGACGCGGACTTCCACAAACTCGGTTCGCCGCCGTTCATCACGCCGAACGGGAGCTTCTACCGGATCGACACCGCGTTCGTCGTGCCGCAGGTGCGGGCCGAGGACTGGACGCTGAAGATCCACGGCATGGTCGACCGCGAGGTGAGCTTCTCCTACGCGGACATCCGGAACCGCCCGCTGGTGGAGCGGACCGTGACGCTCACCTGCGTCTCCAACGACGTCGGCGGCGACCTGATCTCCACCGCGAACTTCATCGGCGTGGACCTGGTCGACCTGCTCGACGCGGCGGGCGTGCACGCGGGCGCGCAGCAGATGTACGCGACGAGCGTCGACGGGTTCACCTGCGGCACCCCGGCCAACGTCGCGCTCGATCCGGCCCGCGGCGCGATGCTGGCGATCGGCATGAACGGCGAGCCGCTGCCGGTCGAGCACGGCTTCCCGGCGCGGATCGTGATCCCGGGGTTGTACGGCTACGTCTCGGCGACCAAATGGGTCACCGACCTGGAGTTCACCACCTGGGACGCGCGCCAGGCGTACTGGCTGCAGCGCGGCTGGGCGGAACAGGCCCCGATCAAGACCGAATCGCGGATCGACGCGCCGGCCAGCGGGACGTCGGTGCGCGCGGGCAAGGTCCGGGTCGCGGGGACGGCGTGGGCGCAGCACGTCGGGATCGCGAAGGTCGAGGTGCGGGTGGACCAGGGCGCGTGGCTCCCGGCGACGCTTTCGGCCGAGGTCAACAAGGACACCTGGCGGATGTGGTGGGCCGAGGTGCCGGTCCCGCCGGGCAGCCACACGGTGACGGTGCGGGCGACGGACCAGTCCGGGTACACGCAGACGGACCACCCGGCGGACCCGGTTCCGGACGGCGCGACCGGGTGGCACACGGTGCCGTTCACCGCCGCCTGA
- the hemC gene encoding hydroxymethylbilane synthase: MTRVIRIGTRGSKLALAQTGIVADTIRATGAEVEIVTVTTPGDLSSAPISQIGVGVFTSALREALLRNEIDVAVHSYKDLPTAPEAGLVLAAVPPREDPRDALIARDGLTLGELPPGAKVGTGAARRMAQLRALGLGLEIVPIRGNIDTRMRKVTDGELDAVVLARAGLARVGRVDEITETLDPIQMLPAPAQGALALECRAADVDIEHLLASAVDDETTRVAVTAERALLAALEAGCSAPVGALAEIVEDLDDEGAVVERISLRGTAAVEGENGGVDMVRASAIAGIGEAEKLGRELAAELLDLGAGALLGPAL; the protein is encoded by the coding sequence GTGACCAGAGTCATTCGCATCGGCACGCGGGGCAGCAAGCTCGCCCTCGCGCAGACCGGCATCGTCGCCGACACCATCCGCGCCACCGGGGCGGAGGTGGAGATCGTCACGGTCACCACCCCCGGCGACCTCTCCAGTGCGCCGATCTCGCAGATCGGGGTCGGCGTGTTCACCTCGGCGCTGCGGGAAGCGTTGCTGCGCAACGAGATCGACGTCGCCGTGCACTCGTACAAGGACCTGCCCACCGCACCCGAGGCCGGCCTCGTGCTGGCCGCGGTGCCGCCGCGCGAGGACCCGCGCGACGCGCTGATCGCCCGCGACGGCCTCACCCTCGGCGAGCTTCCGCCGGGCGCGAAGGTCGGCACCGGCGCGGCGCGGCGGATGGCTCAGCTGCGCGCGCTGGGTCTCGGTTTGGAAATCGTGCCGATCCGAGGCAATATCGATACCCGCATGCGCAAGGTGACCGACGGCGAGCTGGATGCCGTGGTCCTCGCGCGTGCCGGACTGGCCAGGGTCGGCCGGGTGGACGAGATCACCGAAACCCTCGACCCGATCCAGATGCTGCCCGCCCCCGCGCAGGGGGCGCTGGCGCTGGAATGCCGGGCCGCCGACGTGGACATCGAGCACCTGCTCGCGTCCGCGGTGGACGACGAGACCACGCGGGTCGCGGTGACGGCCGAACGGGCTCTGCTCGCCGCGCTCGAAGCCGGGTGCAGCGCGCCGGTGGGCGCGCTCGCCGAGATCGTCGAGGACCTCGACGACGAGGGCGCGGTGGTGGAACGGATCTCGCTGCGCGGCACCGCTGCCGTCGAAGGCGAGAACGGCGGCGTCGACATGGTCCGGGCTTCCGCGATCGCCGGGATCGGCGAGGCGGAGAAGCTCGGCCGGGAGCTGGCCGCCGAACTGCTTGACCTGGGTGCCGGGGCGCTGCTCGGCCCCGCGCTGTGA
- a CDS encoding AMP-binding protein: MGVDRISTAHGVAGLLADAAGRWPERTAITETGTGVTLTWRELDEAAHAQARRLVSSGVEPGDRVVLRLPTSADFAVALFAVLRAGGIAVPLSPQAPAPELERLLEHCGAKRVVQRDDAELPEGVTGLPPRGTEPGDPVDLARSGEDIAVISYTSGTTGPPRGVLLSHRALLANLAQLSQVDGVTEHDDRVLVSIPLFHVYGLGPGLLMATAVGATLVLSERFEARRTLQDCAEHRVTAITGVPAMYNEFAALEPEELAHGLATVKRLTSGAAPLHPKVLAAIREAAGLDVYEGYGLTECAPVVTSTLVTGYPKPGSVGRPLRGIELRLVDSDGSADELPLDPDEPDDVFEEGGSTGLVSVRGANLFSGYWPDGAHGPDAEGWFRTGDVGYLDSDGDLHLVDRANDLIIVNGFNVFPHEVEEVISQLPGVAEAAVVGVVDERSGEAVKAVVVPAEGAALSEQQVVDQCAANLAGYKVPHTVEFAETLPHSATGKLRRLKLR, encoded by the coding sequence GTGGGGGTGGACCGGATCAGCACCGCCCACGGCGTCGCCGGCCTGCTCGCCGACGCGGCCGGCCGCTGGCCGGAGCGCACGGCGATCACCGAGACGGGCACGGGCGTCACGCTGACCTGGCGAGAGCTCGACGAGGCGGCGCACGCGCAAGCACGCCGGCTGGTCTCCTCCGGCGTCGAGCCGGGCGACCGGGTGGTGCTGCGGCTCCCCACGTCGGCTGACTTCGCGGTCGCCCTGTTCGCAGTGCTGCGCGCGGGCGGCATCGCCGTGCCGCTGTCCCCGCAGGCCCCCGCGCCCGAACTGGAACGGCTGCTGGAGCATTGCGGCGCGAAACGCGTGGTGCAGCGCGACGACGCCGAACTGCCTGAGGGCGTCACCGGTCTGCCGCCGCGCGGCACCGAGCCGGGCGACCCGGTCGACCTCGCCCGCTCCGGCGAGGACATCGCGGTCATTTCGTACACCTCCGGCACGACCGGGCCGCCGCGCGGAGTGCTGCTCTCGCACCGCGCGTTGCTGGCGAACCTGGCCCAACTGTCCCAAGTGGACGGAGTGACCGAGCACGACGACCGGGTGCTGGTGTCGATCCCGCTCTTCCACGTCTACGGCCTCGGTCCGGGGCTGCTCATGGCGACCGCGGTCGGGGCGACGCTGGTGCTGTCCGAGCGCTTCGAGGCCCGGCGGACGCTCCAGGACTGCGCCGAGCATCGCGTCACGGCGATCACCGGCGTGCCCGCGATGTACAACGAATTCGCCGCGCTCGAACCGGAAGAACTGGCGCACGGGCTGGCGACGGTGAAGCGGCTGACGTCCGGGGCCGCGCCGCTGCATCCGAAGGTGCTCGCGGCGATCCGCGAGGCCGCCGGGCTCGACGTGTACGAGGGCTACGGGCTCACCGAATGCGCGCCGGTGGTGACGTCGACGCTGGTCACCGGCTATCCGAAGCCCGGCTCGGTCGGGCGGCCGCTGCGCGGGATCGAGCTGCGGCTGGTGGATTCCGACGGGTCCGCGGACGAACTGCCGCTCGACCCCGACGAGCCGGACGACGTGTTCGAGGAGGGCGGCAGCACCGGGCTGGTGTCGGTGCGCGGCGCGAACCTGTTCTCCGGGTACTGGCCGGACGGCGCGCACGGGCCGGACGCGGAAGGCTGGTTCCGGACCGGCGACGTCGGCTACCTCGACTCAGACGGCGACCTGCACCTGGTCGACCGGGCCAACGACTTGATCATCGTCAACGGCTTCAACGTCTTCCCGCACGAGGTCGAGGAAGTGATCTCGCAGCTGCCCGGGGTGGCCGAGGCCGCCGTCGTGGGCGTGGTCGACGAGCGAAGCGGCGAAGCGGTGAAGGCGGTTGTGGTGCCGGCGGAGGGCGCGGCGTTGTCGGAACAGCAGGTAGTGGACCAGTGCGCCGCGAATCTCGCCGGCTACAAGGTGCCGCACACCGTCGAGTTCGCCGAGACGTTGCCGCATTCGGCGACCGGGAAGCTGCGCCGGCTGAAGCTGCGCTGA
- a CDS encoding redox-sensing transcriptional repressor Rex has product MPAVSDAEDTAVRAKQIPEAAVARLAVYLRILSGLAEQGATTVSSEELSAAAGVNSAKLRKDLSYLGSYGTRGVGYEVQVLVSQIERILGLTRQHRVAVVGIGNLGHALANYGGFPGRGFPVEALFDLDPDLIGVPVGGLPVSHMDDIPRVCSEREISVGIIATPPTAAQSVCDRLVAGGVQCILNFAPVVLQVPAHVEVRKVDLAVELQILSFHVARRADSAASTGSAGENQGNPGLPGTGGAADNGNGGRNGAGTDGGLGMVVR; this is encoded by the coding sequence ATGCCCGCCGTCTCCGACGCGGAGGACACCGCGGTCCGCGCGAAGCAGATCCCGGAGGCCGCCGTCGCGCGGCTGGCCGTCTACCTGCGGATCCTCTCCGGTTTGGCCGAGCAGGGCGCGACCACCGTCTCCAGCGAGGAACTCTCCGCCGCGGCGGGCGTGAACTCCGCCAAGCTCCGCAAAGACCTCTCCTACCTGGGCTCCTACGGCACCCGCGGCGTCGGCTACGAGGTGCAGGTGCTCGTCAGCCAGATCGAGCGGATCCTCGGCCTCACCCGGCAGCACCGCGTCGCCGTGGTCGGGATCGGCAACCTCGGCCACGCCCTCGCGAACTACGGCGGCTTCCCCGGCCGCGGCTTCCCGGTCGAGGCGCTCTTCGACCTCGACCCCGACCTGATCGGCGTCCCCGTGGGGGGTCTCCCGGTCTCGCACATGGACGACATTCCTCGCGTTTGCTCCGAACGGGAGATTTCCGTGGGGATCATCGCCACACCTCCTACCGCCGCGCAGTCGGTGTGCGACAGGCTGGTGGCAGGCGGCGTCCAGTGCATCCTCAACTTCGCGCCGGTAGTGCTCCAGGTGCCGGCACACGTCGAGGTCCGCAAGGTCGACCTGGCTGTCGAACTGCAGATCCTCTCGTTCCACGTGGCCCGGCGCGCCGACAGCGCGGCGAGCACGGGGTCCGCTGGGGAAAACCAGGGGAATCCCGGGTTACCCGGAACCGGCGGGGCCGCCGACAATGGCAACGGCGGACGTAACGGCGCCGGCACGGACGGCGGTCTCGGAATGGTGGTGCGCTGA
- a CDS encoding efflux RND transporter periplasmic adaptor subunit: MTRLRTRTWVINGVLVVLLGGAAFGIYQAFSPSSSTAQAQTRTTPVRRANVSQTVSAAGTIASTYTGVANFTTSGKVTSIDVKVGDVVSAGQKLATIDSSQASKQLQVAKANLAVAEDNLTTAEDNPPANQTAAQAQSSTASLQAKVDQAQLDVDNAETALAATTLTAPGAGTVTAINGTVGQQTGSGSSNSSAGASSANSGSGSGGQSGQQSSSSSSSSTGFIDITDMGSLVVNTSVAEIDVSKVKTGQKATVTLNATPDQPLQATVSSIDLTPTTSSNVVSYGAKLALTNPPTGLRPGQSASVVITVAEADGVLSVPAAAVRTSGTTNVVTVEQNGQQVSRQVEVGVRGESTVEIKSGLNEGDSVVLTAASPTTSSGSNGQQRSGGTGGLGGFGGQQGGFGGGRQGGIGGGGRG; the protein is encoded by the coding sequence ATGACGCGGCTGCGCACACGAACCTGGGTGATCAACGGAGTCCTTGTCGTGCTGCTCGGCGGCGCGGCTTTCGGGATTTATCAGGCCTTTTCCCCGAGCAGTTCCACCGCGCAGGCGCAAACCCGCACGACGCCGGTCCGGCGCGCGAACGTTTCCCAGACCGTTTCGGCGGCGGGCACGATCGCGAGCACGTACACCGGCGTCGCGAACTTCACGACGTCCGGCAAGGTTACGAGCATCGACGTGAAGGTCGGCGACGTCGTGAGCGCCGGGCAGAAGCTCGCCACGATCGACTCTTCCCAGGCCAGCAAACAACTTCAGGTCGCGAAGGCCAACCTCGCGGTCGCCGAGGACAACCTGACGACGGCGGAGGACAACCCGCCCGCGAACCAGACCGCGGCCCAGGCGCAGAGCAGCACCGCGTCGCTCCAGGCCAAAGTGGATCAAGCGCAGCTGGACGTCGACAACGCGGAAACGGCGCTCGCCGCGACCACGTTGACCGCGCCGGGCGCAGGCACGGTTACCGCGATTAACGGGACAGTCGGGCAGCAAACGGGCAGCGGTTCCAGCAACAGTTCGGCGGGCGCGTCCTCGGCCAATTCCGGATCCGGTTCCGGCGGTCAGTCCGGACAGCAGTCGTCGTCCAGCAGCAGTAGCAGCACGGGCTTTATCGACATCACCGACATGGGCAGTCTCGTCGTCAATACCTCGGTGGCGGAAATTGACGTGAGCAAGGTCAAAACCGGTCAGAAAGCCACGGTCACGCTGAACGCGACGCCGGATCAACCGTTGCAGGCGACCGTTTCCAGCATTGACCTCACGCCGACCACGAGCAGCAATGTCGTCAGTTACGGCGCGAAGCTGGCGTTGACGAATCCGCCGACGGGACTGCGTCCCGGACAGTCGGCGAGCGTCGTCATCACGGTCGCGGAAGCCGATGGCGTGCTGAGCGTTCCGGCCGCGGCCGTCCGAACCAGCGGAACGACGAACGTGGTCACCGTGGAGCAGAACGGACAGCAGGTTTCGCGGCAGGTCGAGGTCGGCGTGCGCGGAGAGTCCACTGTGGAGATCAAGTCCGGGCTCAACGAAGGCGACAGCGTGGTGCTCACCGCCGCGTCGCCGACGACGTCGAGCGGATCCAACGGGCAGCAGCGGTCCGGCGGCACCGGCGGTCTGGGCGGGTTCGGCGGCCAGCAAGGCGGATTCGGCGGCGGACGCCAGGGCGGCATCGGCGGCGGGGGCCGGGGATGA